Proteins from a genomic interval of Scomber japonicus isolate fScoJap1 chromosome 10, fScoJap1.pri, whole genome shotgun sequence:
- the LOC128367055 gene encoding tropomyosin alpha-4 chain-like produces the protein MSSGVNSIDAVKKKIKVLQGQAEEAEERAENLQRQVEDEKRIREQAESEVSALSRRLQLSEDNLDRAQERLATALHKLEEVEKSADESERGMKVIENRALKDEEKMELLELQLREAKQIAEEADRKYEEVARKLVMVEGELERAEERAEQSESKCRVLEEELKTVFTGSKSLEAQAEKYSLKEDRYEEEIKNLSNKLKEAETRAEFAERSVAKLEKTIDGLEDALTSARNANMELQATLNQTMEELNSC, from the exons atgagtaGCGGCGTGAACAGCATCGATGCGGTGAAGAAGAAGATCAAGGTTCTGCAGGGCCAGGCGGAGGAGGCCGAGGAACGGGCGGAGAACCTCCAGAGACAGGTGGAGGATGAGAAGAGGATCAGAGAACAG GCAGAGTCTGAGGTGTCGGCTCTGAGTCGGCGTCTGCAGCTGAGTGAAGACAACCTGGACCGAGCTCAGGAGAGACTCGCCACCGCTCTGCACAagctggaggaggtggagaagtcAGCTGATGAGAGCgagag agggaTGAAGGTGATAGAGAACAGAGCTCTGAAGGATGAGGAGAAGATGGAGCTGCTGGAGCTTCAGCTGAGAGAAGCTAAACAGATCGCTGAGGAGGCCGACCGCAAATATGaagag gtggctCGTAAGCTGGTGATGGTTGAAGGAGAGCTggaacgagctgaagagagagCCGAGCAGTCCGAGAg tAAGTGTCGAgtgctggaggaggagctgaaAACTGTCTTCACTGGTTCAAAGTCTCTGGAGGCTCAGGCTGAGAAG tactcTCTGAAGGAGGACAGGTACGAGGAGGAGATCAAGAACCTGAGCAACAAACTGAAGGAG gctgagaccagagctgagtttgCGGAGCGTTCTGTGGCCAAACTGGAGAAAACTATCGATGGACTGGAAG acGCTCTGACTTCAGCCAGGAACGCCAACATGGAGCTTCAGGCCACTTTGAATCAGACCATGGAGGAGCTCAACTCCTGCTGA
- the decr1 gene encoding 2,4-dienoyl-CoA reductase, mitochondrial, which produces MAAAVFWRRAELFRAVQTSAQRSWLHSSATLHQKPPPPPQSKFFPPSEGVMLPAGSYKDRVAFVTGGGTGLGRAMTTALSQLGAQCVIASRKLDVLQKTAEEISSQTGNKVHAVQCDVRDPQAVSRCISEMETLTGLPDVIINNAAGNFICPSERLSVNGWKSITDIVLNGTAYITLELGKRLIQSQKGASFLAITTIYAESGSGFVAPSASAKAGVEALYKSLAAEWGRYGMRFNIIQPGPIKTKGAFSRLDPTGVFEKQMVGRVPVGRFGQPAEIANLAAYVSSDYATWMSGAVIRLDGGEYVSMAGEFNELRRVTPDQWTMMEAMIKSTKGS; this is translated from the exons ATGGCGGCAGCTGTTTTCTGGAGGAGAGCTGAACTTTTCAGAGCTGTGCAGACTTCTGCTCAGAGG tcaTGGCTCCACAGCTCAGCTACTCTTCATCAgaagcctcctcctcctcctcagtcgAAGTTCTTCCCTCCGTCTGAAGGCGTCATGCTGCCGGCAGGAAGTTACAAAGACAGAGTGGCGTTTGTGACGGGGGGCGGGACTGGTCTGGGCCGCGCCATGACGACCGCGCTGTCacagctgggagcgcagtgcgTCATCGCCAGCAG GAAGTTGGACGTTCTGCAGAAAACAGCCGAAGAGATCAGCAGCCAGACTGGAAACAAG gttCACGCGGTCCAGTGTGATGTCAGAGACCCTCAGGCTGTATCACGGTGCATCAGTGAGATGGAAACTCTGACAGGACTACCTgat GTGATCATCAACAACGCAGCAGGAAACTTCATCTGTCCGTCTGAACGTCTGTCGGTTAACGGCTGGAAGAGCATCACCGACATCGTCCTCAACGGCACCGCCTACATCACGCTGGAGCTGGGCAAGAGGCTGATCCAGAGCcagaaag GTGCGTCCTTCCTCGCCATCACCACCATCTACGCTGAGTCTGGTTCTGGTTTCGTGGCTCCGAGCGCATCAGCGAAGGCCGGCGTGGAGGCGCTTTACAA gtctCTGGCTGCAGAGTGGGGACGCTACGGGATGAGATTCAACATCATCCAGCCTGGACCAATCAAAACCAAG GGGGCGTTCAGCCGCTTGGATCCCACCGGCGTGTTTGAGAAGCAGATGGTGGGCCGTGTCCCGGTTGGTCGGTTCGGTCAGCCGGCAGAGATCGCTAACCTGGCGGCGTACGTGAGCAGCGACTACGCTACGTGGATGTCAGGAGCC GTGATCCGATTGGACGGAGGAGAATACGTATCAATGGCGGGAGAGTTTAACGAGCTGCGCAGG gtGACTCCGGATCAATGGACGATGATGGAGGCGATGATCAAAAGCACTAAAGGATCCTAA
- the pmvk gene encoding phosphomevalonate kinase, whose product MEQRGSEPGLVLVFCGKRKSGKDFVTDLIMNRLGPDVCCILRLSGPLKHQYAEEHSLDLDQLLGPGLYKEQYRADMIRWGEDRRRQDPGFFCRLATRGARQPVWVVSDARRLSDLQWFWSEFPRQTRCVRVQSSENTRKQRGWSFTAGVDDAESECGLDSGVDFDWIITNEADAPSLEEQLQPILTLAREAATSADRT is encoded by the exons ATGGAGCAGCGGGGCTCGGAACCGGGACTGGTCCTGGTCTTCTGCGGGAAACGGAAGTCCGGGAAAGACTTTGTGACGGACCTGATCATGAACCG TTTAGGACCAGATGTTTGCTGCATCCTGCGTCTGTCCGGTCCTCTGAAACACCAGTACGCTGAG GAACACAGTCTGGACCTGGACCAGCTGCTGGGTCCTGGTCTCTATAAGGAACAGTATCGGGCCGATATGATTCGCTGGGGAGAAGACCGACGGCGCCAGGACCCTGGATTCTTCTGTCGCCTAGCAACCAGAGGAGCACGGCAACCTGTGTGG gtgGTGAGTGATGCGCGGCGGCTGTCAGACCTACAGTGGTTCTGGTCGGAGTTTCCTCGACAGACTCGATGTGTCAGAGTTCAAAGTTCAGAAAACACCAGGAAACAGAGGGGGTGGAGCTTCACCGCAG GTGTGGACGATGCAGAGTCGGAGTGCGGGTTGGACAGCGGCGTTGACTTTGATTGGATCATCACTAACGAGGCCGACGCCCCCTCGTTAGAGGAGCAGCTGCAGCCAATCCTGACGCTGGCTCGGGAAGCAGCGACATCAGCTGATCGGACGTGA
- the LOC128367059 gene encoding stonustoxin subunit beta-like has translation MDHGGLQRLKPGLRKYACELELDPNSMNRRLKLSDNNRKVTRVEEVQSYPDHPDRFDSWSQLLCRNDLTGRCYWEVEWRGRVYISVSSRRIRRKGDIADCVFGYNDKSWSLECSAGRYFVWHNNKETPISISSSSSSSSSSSSVSNRVAVYVDCSAGTLSFYRVSSDTLIHLHTFNTTFTEPLFAGFVVWSGSVSLVPL, from the exons atggaccatggtggactgcagagactgaaacctggtctgaggaagt atgcctgtgaactggaactggatccaaactcaaTGAACAGaagactcaaactgtctgataacaacaggaaggtgacacgtgtggaggaggttcagtcatatcctgatcatccagacagatttgactcctggtctcagctgctgtgtagaaatgatctgactggtcgctgttactgggaggtcgagtggagaggaagagtttatatatcagtgagttccagaagaatcagaaggaaaggagacattgctgactgtgtgtttgggtaTAATGATAAGTCCTGGAGTCTGGAGTGCTCTGCAGGTCGTTACTTTGTCTGGCACAATAACAAAGAAACAcccatctccatctcctcctcctcctcctcctcctcctcctcctcctctgtctctaacagagtagcagtgtatgtggactgttctgctggcactctgtccttctacagagtttcttctgacacactgatccacctccacaccttcaacaccacattcactgaacctctgtttGCTGGGTTTGTGGTCTGGTCTGgttcagtctctctggttcctctgtag